The Brassica napus cultivar Da-Ae chromosome C7, Da-Ae, whole genome shotgun sequence genome has a segment encoding these proteins:
- the LOC106407720 gene encoding transcription factor bHLH92 isoform X2 encodes MDFFSLDSVFQEEGENFWDMIAGDVSGDGDGDKTVGVPNRSAFRSYVRDHEQRMVSSSSTVNVKRRMVNLLRKNWEEKKIVAVPEKERSRRHMMKERTRREKQKQSYFALQSLLPATKSDKNSIVEKAVDQIRKLEGLKKELERQKNVLEAKSAREHDGMNGTKVRFNVQEPLSGIDSVVEVLQCLKSMGTNLNAVQANFSPHEFSATMNIETQNISKR; translated from the exons ATGGATTTTTTCTCTCTAGATTCTGTTTTccaagaagaaggagaaaattTCTGGGATATGATCGCCGGTGACGTCTCCGGCGATGGTGACGGTGACAAAACCGTAGGTGTACCAAACAGAAGCGCCTTCAGGTCATACGTGAGGGACCATGAACAGAGGATGGTATCGTCTTCATCGACGGTGAACGTGAAGAGGAGAATGGTGAATCTTCTGAGAAAGAATTGGGAGGAGAAGAAAATTGTAGCAGTGCCGGAGAAGGAGAGAAGCCGGCGACATATGATGAAAGAGAGAACgagaagagagaaacaaaaacagagttACTTTGCTCTCCAATCTCTATTACCTGCCACTAAG AGTGATAAAAATTCGATTGTTGAAAAGGCCGTTGATCAGATTAGGAAATTAGAAGGATTAAAGAAAGAACTAGAGAGACAAAAGAATGTGTTGGAGGCAAAATCAGCACGGGAGCATGATGGAATGAATGGAACAAAGGTTAGGTTTAATGTACAAGAACCTTTGTCGGGGATCGATTCAGTTGTAGAAGTTCTTCAGTGTCTTAAATCAATGGGGACAAATCTCAACGCGGTCCAAGCCAATTTCTCTCCACACGAGTTCTCAGCGACCATGAACATCGAGACTCAG AACATATCCAAGCGATAA